GTGTCCCCTTTTTTGAAATTACCGGGAGTTTTTTACCAGACGCGCCAGTTTCGCCTGGAGTTTAAGCCAGGTCTTGTGCTCCATCAACGGAAACCCTGCATAGGTCTTGCCGGGTTCCGTATCCTTCGTGACGCCCCCGCGCCCGGCGATTCTCGTGAAATCGGCAATTTTGATATGCCCGGTGGCCCCGGATTGGGCGGCCATGACGACGTTTCTGCCCAGGGTCGTCGACCCGGCAATTCCCGACTGACCCGCAATGATCGTATGCTCCCCCACCTTGACGTTGTGGGAGATGTGCACCAGGTTGTCGATCTTGGTCCCCTTGCCGATGACCGTCGAGGTGAAGGTCGCCCGGTCGATGGAAGTGTTGGAACCGATCTCGACATCGTCTTCGACAACCACGTTGCCCATCTGCTCGATTTTGACATGCTCGCCGCTTTTCGTGTGAGCGTAGCCGAAGCCGTCACTGCCGATGACCGTATTCGCGTGCACGATGCAGCGGCTGCCGATCCGGCAATGGTGATAGACGACACAGTTGGGATGAATGATTGTCTCGTCGCCGACCACCGCATGGTCACCCAGATAGACACCCGACATGATCCGGCTGTTTTTGCCGACGGTGACATTGGTCCCCATGGAGACATTGGGGAAGATCACCGCGGTCGGGTCGATCTGCTGGGAGCCGGCTCGGGGGAGGTCGAAATTTTCCCTGAAAAGCCTGCTGGCACGCGCCATGCTCAGTTCAGGGTCTTCCACCACGACGGCGATCGCGGTCGTGCAGACCATGTCCCTGAGCTGCTCAGTCACCAGAACCGCCGCCGCCCCGGTATTTTTGAGGGCATCCAGGTGCTTGTCGCTGACTGCGTACGAGAGGTGCGAGCCCGTTGCCTCACGGAGTGTTGAAATGCCGGTAATCTCAGGATCAGCTGCAAGTTCCAGGCTGATGGACAGTTCCTTAAGCAGGGTGCTCAGTGTCATTGATGATTTCTTTCCATGATTTTTTTGCGGGTCTGCTGTTCAAAACAAAAAAACCACGCAGCCATAAGCGGTCTGTGTGGTTTTCCAGAAGGAAAAACTGTTGTTACACAAACGTTTAAGTTTTATGAAGCTAGCACGAGCCTTCCGAACGCTGCAAGTTTAATCTCACCTTCCGGCAATCCCTGCCCCCGAATGAAAGAGTCCTGGACGAATCTCCGAGTCACC
This portion of the Desulfuromonadales bacterium genome encodes:
- the lpxD gene encoding UDP-3-O-(3-hydroxymyristoyl)glucosamine N-acyltransferase; the encoded protein is MTLSTLLKELSISLELAADPEITGISTLREATGSHLSYAVSDKHLDALKNTGAAAVLVTEQLRDMVCTTAIAVVVEDPELSMARASRLFRENFDLPRAGSQQIDPTAVIFPNVSMGTNVTVGKNSRIMSGVYLGDHAVVGDETIIHPNCVVYHHCRIGSRCIVHANTVIGSDGFGYAHTKSGEHVKIEQMGNVVVEDDVEIGSNTSIDRATFTSTVIGKGTKIDNLVHISHNVKVGEHTIIAGQSGIAGSTTLGRNVVMAAQSGATGHIKIADFTRIAGRGGVTKDTEPGKTYAGFPLMEHKTWLKLQAKLARLVKNSR